Proteins from a single region of Parambassis ranga chromosome 16, fParRan2.1, whole genome shotgun sequence:
- the echdc1 gene encoding ethylmalonyl-CoA decarboxylase isoform X1 codes for MVLCALRQPLLRSSSCCGTWTRLLKRQTRGCVYSSVHGFNQEEVREKLQAFPGGSIDLLKQDSGIAVLTLNNPSRMNAFSGSMMVDLEERVSELENWTDGKGLIIQGVAETFCSGSDLNAVRAISNPQDGMKMCMFMQNTLTRLLRLPLISVALVEGRALGGGAELTTACDFRLMAPGSVIQFVHKHMGLVPGWGGAARLVRIVGSQNALKLLGGAVKVDSKLGLDIGLADGVLQARQEAEGTDSPLQLADNWLSRYTKGPAPVIQAVKKVVLSGRELPLSEALRTEKDVFGTVWGGPANLQALASKSKHK; via the exons ATGGTCCTCTGTGCACTGAGGCAACCGCtcctgaggagcagcagctgctgtgggaCATGGACCAG GCTGCTGAAGAGACAGACCAGGGGTTGTGTTTACTCCAGCGTCCATGGCTTCAACCAGGAGGAGgtcagagagaagctgcaggCCTTTCCAGGAGGCTCCATCGATCTGTTGAAACAGGACTCTGGTATCGCTGTGCTGACCCTCAACAACCCATCACGCATGAATGCTTTCTCAG GCAGTATGATGGTGGATCTAGAGGAGAGGGTGTCTGAGCTGGAGAACTGGACAGATGGGAAAGGCCTCATCATTCAGGGTGTTGCTGAAACTTTCTGCTCTGGATCCGATCTCAATGCTGTCCGAGCAATATCCAACCCACAG gaTGGAATGAAAATGTGTATGTTCATGCAGAATACTCTTACAAGATTGCTCAG GCTGCCTCTCATCTCTGTGGCTCTGGTGGAGGGGAGAGCGTtgggaggaggtgcagagctCACCACTGCTTGTGATTTCAG ACTAATGGCACCGGGCAGCGTTATTCAGTTTGTTCATAAACACATGGGTCTGGTCCCAGGCTGGGGCGGAGCAGCACGACTCGTTCGCATTGTCGGAAGCCAGAATGCTCTGAAGCTGCTTGGTGGTGCTGTAAAAGTGGACTCTAAACTTGGCCTTGATATCGGACTGGCAGATGGAGTGCTGCAGgccagacaggaagcagaaggTACAGACAGTCCCCTACAACTGGCTGACAACTGGCTCAGTCGTTACACTAAAGGACCTGCTCCAGTCATCCAGGCTGTGAAGAAGGTGGTGCTATCAGGAAGAGAGCTACCTCTGTCGGAGGCTCTGAGGACTGAGAAGGATGTATTTGGGACGGTATGGGGCGGCCCGGCTAACCTGCAGGCTTTGGCCAGCAAGTCCAAACACAAATGA
- the echdc1 gene encoding ethylmalonyl-CoA decarboxylase isoform X2: protein MDQAAEETDQGLCLLQRPWLQPGGGQREAAGLSRRLHRSVETGLWYRCADPQQPITHECFLSMMVDLEERVSELENWTDGKGLIIQGVAETFCSGSDLNAVRAISNPQDGMKMCMFMQNTLTRLLRLPLISVALVEGRALGGGAELTTACDFRLMAPGSVIQFVHKHMGLVPGWGGAARLVRIVGSQNALKLLGGAVKVDSKLGLDIGLADGVLQARQEAEGTDSPLQLADNWLSRYTKGPAPVIQAVKKVVLSGRELPLSEALRTEKDVFGTVWGGPANLQALASKSKHK, encoded by the exons ATGGACCAG GCTGCTGAAGAGACAGACCAGGGGTTGTGTTTACTCCAGCGTCCATGGCTTCAACCAGGAGGAGgtcagagagaagctgcaggCCTTTCCAGGAGGCTCCATCGATCTGTTGAAACAGGACTCTGGTATCGCTGTGCTGACCCTCAACAACCCATCACGCATGAATGCTTTCTCAG TATGATGGTGGATCTAGAGGAGAGGGTGTCTGAGCTGGAGAACTGGACAGATGGGAAAGGCCTCATCATTCAGGGTGTTGCTGAAACTTTCTGCTCTGGATCCGATCTCAATGCTGTCCGAGCAATATCCAACCCACAG gaTGGAATGAAAATGTGTATGTTCATGCAGAATACTCTTACAAGATTGCTCAG GCTGCCTCTCATCTCTGTGGCTCTGGTGGAGGGGAGAGCGTtgggaggaggtgcagagctCACCACTGCTTGTGATTTCAG ACTAATGGCACCGGGCAGCGTTATTCAGTTTGTTCATAAACACATGGGTCTGGTCCCAGGCTGGGGCGGAGCAGCACGACTCGTTCGCATTGTCGGAAGCCAGAATGCTCTGAAGCTGCTTGGTGGTGCTGTAAAAGTGGACTCTAAACTTGGCCTTGATATCGGACTGGCAGATGGAGTGCTGCAGgccagacaggaagcagaaggTACAGACAGTCCCCTACAACTGGCTGACAACTGGCTCAGTCGTTACACTAAAGGACCTGCTCCAGTCATCCAGGCTGTGAAGAAGGTGGTGCTATCAGGAAGAGAGCTACCTCTGTCGGAGGCTCTGAGGACTGAGAAGGATGTATTTGGGACGGTATGGGGCGGCCCGGCTAACCTGCAGGCTTTGGCCAGCAAGTCCAAACACAAATGA
- the LOC114448178 gene encoding E3 ubiquitin-protein ligase rnf146-like, with the protein MASCGEVDHSVSSLPSSKKGSSSGGGSGNSAESSCSGSSNSSPALSVPECAICLQSCVHPVQLPCHHVFCFLCVKGASWQSKRCALCRQEVPDDFLERPTLLSPEELKASAGGRSGAASDHAWYYEGRNGWWQYDERTSRELEDAFSKGKKTAEMLIAGFLYVADLENMVQYRRNEHGRRRKMKRDVLDIPKKGVAGLRLDTEGVTGAMGAPSRENSADGADTTVTGNPQPVTSLTSAVTAPSANARPPTSLGGQPSTSTTHSVADALSQLQISPRPTPSQERSEAGEGEEEDEDEEASRSRSSDPQTSVDESGSGDWSDDEEEEDEEEEGGDGERVEPWQGRPRRQRLNPEDRAPPRAESASPPSPSSSSGRSRLPDGQCTVTEV; encoded by the coding sequence ATGGCAAGTTGTGGAGAGGTAGACCACTCTGTGAGCTCGCTTCCATCCAGTAAGAAAGGCAGCAGTAGTGGAGGTGGAAGTGGGAACAGTGCAGAATCATCATGCTCTGGCTCCAGCAACTCATCCCCAGCCCTATCTGTACCAGAGTGTGCCATCTGTCTTCAGAGCTGCGTCCACCCTGTTCAGCTGCCATGTCATCACGTcttctgtttcctgtgtgtgaagGGAGCATCCTGGCAGAGCAAACGATGTGCTCtctgcagacaggaagtacCTGATGACTTTCTGGAAAGACCTACACTTCTCTCTCCAGAGGAGCTGAAAGCATCAGCAGGAGGTCGAAGTGGGGCAGCAAGTGATCATGCTTGGTATTATGAGGGCCGTAATGgttggtggcagtatgatgagCGAACCAGCCGTGAGCTGGAGGACGCTTTTTCCAAAGGCAAGAAGACGGCTGAAATGTTGATTGCTGGCTTTTTGTATGTGGCTGACTTGGAGAACATGGTGCAGTACAGGCGCAATGAGCACGGTCGTAGACGCAAGATGAAGCGGGACGTTTTGGATATTCCGAAGAAGGGAGTGGCAGGACTGCGGTTGGACACCGAGGGTGTTACTGGGGCCATGGGGGCACCAAGTCGAGAAAACTCTGCTGATGGGGCTGATACCACAGTAACGGGTAACCCGCAACCAGTTACAAGTCTTACCTCTGCTGTCACAGCCCCCTCAGCTAATGCCAGACCTCCCACTTCCCTTGGTGGTCAGCCTAGCACCAGTACTACCCATTCTGTGGCAGATGCATTATctcagctgcagatcagcccCAGGCCCACACCTTCACAGGAGCGTTCTGAGGCTggggaaggagaggaagaagacgaGGATGAGGAGGCCTCACGCTCCAGGTCCTCTGACCCACAAACTTCTGTGGATGAGTCTGGCTCTGGAGACTGgagtgatgatgaggaagaggaggatgaagaagaggaggggggagatggGGAGCGTGTGGAGCCTTGGCAGGGCAGGCCACGGAGACAAAGACTAAATCCAGAGGACAGAGCCCCGCCTCGCGCAGAGTCTGCCTCTCCCCCTTCCCCTTCTAGTAGCAGTGGAAGGTCCAGACTGCCTGATGGCCAGTGTACAGTGACTGAAGTGTGA
- the mdh2 gene encoding malate dehydrogenase, mitochondrial, giving the protein MFSRAVRPTASLVRSLSTSTQNNSKVAVLGASGGIGQPLSLLLKNSPLVSHLSLYDIAHTPGVGADLSHIETRAQVTGHMGPDQLDAALQGCEVVVIPAGVPRKPGMTRDDLFNTNATIVATLVDACARNCPEAMICVIANPVNSTIPITSEVMKKHGVYNPNRVFGVTTLDIVRANTFVAELKGLDPARVNVPVIGGHAGKTIIPLISQCTPKVEFPADQLSALTGRIQEAGTEVVKAKAGAGSATLSMAYAGARFTFSVLDAMNGKEGVVECAYVRSEETECKYFSTPLLLGKSGIEKNLGLGKLSAFEEKLVADAMDELKSSIKKGEDFVANMK; this is encoded by the coding sequence atgttCTCCCGTGCAGTGAGACCCACCGCTAGCCTCGTCCGGAGCTTGTCCACCTCCACGCAGAACAACTCCAAGGTGGCGGTGCTCGGGGCTTCAGGCGGCATAGGCCAGCCGCTATCGCTGCTGCTCAAGAACAGTCCCCTGGTGAGTCACCTCTCCTTGTATGATATTGCCCACACACCCGGTGTCGGTGCAGACCTTAGCCACATCGAGACGAGGGCCCAGGTGACCGGCCACATGGGCCCGGACCAGCTCgatgctgctctgcagggctgcgAAGTCGTGGTCATCCCCGCAGGTGTGCCCAGAAAACCTGGCATGACCCGTGACGACCTTTTCAACACCAACGCCACCATTGTAGCTACATTGGTCGATGCCTGTGCCCGCAACTGCCCTGAGGCTATGATCTGTGTTATCGCTAACCCTGTAAACTCCACCATCCCTATTACATCAGAGGTCATGAAGAAGCATGGAGTGTACAACCCTAACAGGGTGTTTGGTGTCACAACCTTGGACATTGTCAGAGCGAACACCTTCGTGGCAGAGCTCAAAGGCCTTGATCCAGCTCGTGTCAATGTACCAGTCATTGGAGGTCATGCTGGAAAGACCATAATTCCTCTGATTTCCCAGTGCACACCTAAAGTGGAGTTCCCTGCTGACCAGCTGTCTGCCCTGACTGGGAGGATCCAGGAGGCCGGTACAGAGGTGGTTAAAGCCAAAGCTGGGGCTGGATCTGCAACCCTATCCATGGCCTATGCTGGTGCCCGCTTCACCTTCTCTGTCTTGGACGCCATGAATGGAAAGGAGGGTGTGGTAGAGTGCGCCTACGTCAGGTCTGAGGAGACAGAGTGCAAGTACTTCTCCACACCTCTTCTCCTGGGGAAGAGCGGCATTGAGAAGAACCTTGGCCTGGGCAAGCTGTCTGCCTTTGAGGAGAAGCTGGTGGCTGATGCTATGGATGAGCTGAAGTCTTCTATCAAGAAGGGTGAAGATTTTGTGGCTAATATGAAGTGA
- the rspo3 gene encoding R-spondin-3 produces the protein MQLQLIFFVLIILHGMDYTGCQQHSSSRHRQHKISGVSSGCQQGGCLTCSDYNGCLSCRPRLFMHLERIGMKQIGVCMTSCPPGFYGTRSPERNTCTKCRSECDSCFNRHFCTRCRAGFYLHLGKCQENCPEGHVRSDAQRECVPKCPAECESCVNSETCTRCRSGLYKLLGRCHRVCPEDYEPNDKVMECTPQVHCEVGEWSEWSPCSKSGKICGFKRGQETRTRQVLQYPSPFGKPCPDISEIKECLVKRRKCPGRTKDRRRNRNRKDKENQEGRRERKRERERERERDTGEHEDSDNRNKTEHRHRRGHETDPVSPELSLMQ, from the exons ATGCAATTACAACTGATCTTCTTTGTTTTGATCATCTTGCACGGCATGGATTACACTGGGtgtcagcagcacagcagctccaGGCACCGGCAACACA AGATCTCTGGTGTGAGCTCAGGCTGCCAGCAGGGTGGctgtctgacctgctctgaCTACAATGGCTGCCTGTCCTGCAGGCCACGCTTGTTCATGCATTTGGAGAGGATTGGGATGAAGCAGATCGGGGTATGCATGACTTCCTGTCCGCCAGGCTTTTACGGAACACGCTCCCCAGAAAGAAACACCTGTACAA aGTGCAGGTCGGAGTGTGACTCCTGCTTCAACAGGCACTTCTGCACACGCTGCCGAGCAGGATTCTACCTTCACCTGGGGAAGTGCCAGGAGAACTGCCCCGAGGGCCACGTCCGCAGTGATGCACAGAGGGAGTGTGTCCCCA agtGTCCTGCAGAGTGTGAGTCATGTGTGAACAGTGAGACATGTACACGATGTCGGTCAGGCCTATACAAGCTCCTTGGAAGGTGCCACCGTGTCTGTCCAGAGGACTATGAGCCCAATGACAAAGTCATGGAGTGCACACCACAAG TGCACTGCGAGGTGGGTGAGTGGAGTGAGTGGAGCCCCTGCTCTAAGTCCGGTAAAATTTGTGGCTTCAAGCGAGGCCAGGAGACCCGCACAAGGCAAGTGCTGCAGTACCCATCACCCTTTGGCAAACCCTGTCCGGACATCTCCGAGATCAAAGAGTGCCTGGTCAAGAGGAGGAAATGTCCAG GACGGACTAAGGACCGAAGGAGGAATCGCAATCGAAAAGACAAGGAGAACCAGGAGGGGCGgcgggagaggaagagggaaagggaacgcgagagggagagagacacgGGTGAACATGAAGACTCTGATAACAGGAACAAGACAGAGCACAGGCACCGCAGAGGCCATGAGACAGATCCCGTCTCCCCTGAATTGAGCCTCATGCAGTAG